The genomic window GCTACAAATCAAGGGTATCATCAGATGCACACGTCAGAACAGATTGGGAAGTTCTTCACCAGTCAATCCAGGCCAGAATAAAATGACCCCGAACTCAAATCTGACTCATTtcgattaaaatataaaaagtaactCCAACTTATTTAATACTAACTCAAATTAATTCCAACTATAAAGAAACCAAACCCAAAATGACCCCAAACCGATCGAATCAATCTAATTGACAAGTCTATACAAGAGAGAGAGCAATATGATTATCGGCTGGCAGCTGGAGGAATAAAAAAATCAACCCATATATAAGTTTATATTCTTGTTATTCAACTTTCATACCAGAAGGAGTTCAAATTTGAACCATATATTCCTAGAGAGAGTCCTAGTAAGCTTTACTAATACTCATCCAGGACTCTAGATAGTTACTGCCTACTTAATCATCTTCACACTTCAACATCAATGCGAGTTAGACACAAAATTAACAATATAAGCTGTAATTAAGCGTACATGAATTGAGACAATTCATTGAGGTTTCAAAAGAATGATCACACGATGATGTCCCATCCGAGTCTCACTGATTCGACCAAGGTGACGAAGGACCTGTCAAACAGCATATAGCCATGAAATAAACAAGGGGTTTCAATATGTTTCTACATAAAACATCACTTGCATAACATGACATAAATGACAGTTTCATTCCCATTGTGGAGTATTTAGAAGTTCTTAACAATTAATTAACCATAAGAATAAAATTGAACCATATATCTTAACCAGTTCTATTAATCAATAAAACATTGCATCCTAATTAACGAACATGTCATGAATAGGCTTTTATCAGCAAACGAAAGGAAGGGCAAGAAGGAACTCACAGTTAGAATCGCTTTTCCAGTATTGTCAAGCTTCAATGATGGTCCTTTCATGTCAGTTTCAAGGAAAAAGTGCTTTCCCTTTATAGATTCTGTCGTTGCAATATCCCTCAGTTCCTGCATATGGTAATTCAAAAAATTACTTGCAAATTCACAGCAGTTAATTAGCATGTTTAGCACCAACGTGATAAAATGGTTACAATAGACAACAGAGAAACATTGTGTCACATGCTGGTTAGGATTTACTTACCAAGGACCTCTCCCATTGATTTTCTGCCAACTTCATGAAGAAAGGGAAAATTATTAGCGGAGACCATGAGATTATAGACACATAAATAAACACCACAAAGCTTTGAAATGAATACCTTCTTCTTAGGAGCAGCAACAAGCTGAGCATTTGCCTCCGCATATGTTGCCATGTCATTAATAGCTGCATTGACCTTCTCAAGTGTGAGCCTTCCTCTCATGTACCTGCACTAGAGATGAGATAGTGATAGACAATAATGAAATCGTTGTTAAGTCACTTTAAAAGAAGAGAGTGCAGCAAAAGAAATTATCCTAGCCTTGGTTTAAAAAGATATACTTACGAAGACAATGAATCTAGTTCACCGGCAGTTATGTACCATAAAGGCGGAGAGCCACGGCTTTTCTTCTCCTGCCATTACAGGAAATATAATGAAATAAGCCCCAAGTTCAGTTCCATCTATTTAGCTACTATAGTGCCATTACAAACCTTTGGTATAGCAGCAGGCTCCTCAACCATAGTGCTCTGATTAGGCTGCTGTTTACAGGCTTCAGGAACCAAACTGAGACAAAATGATGTTGCACATAATCATTATCTCTACATACAAGAAACTGAAATTAAAGTATATTACTATATAGAAAAGCTTCCTGAATATACTTTAACTTGGTTTTTTTTAGTCCCCATGCTATgcataagttgtggatttagtccctatacttggTTATTTTTAgtcctatacttttcaaattttaaaattgcaGTCATCACCAAATGGTAGCcgtttaagttttgttattcCAAAGTTTGACGCAACAAACATATCATCATATGTGTCATGACAGTTTGTTATTTCCATTCAGAAAAAAGCAAGTTAATGGATTTAACTACTATTGTTTGTCtcaagactgaaattttaaaaagtatagaaAATATGAATGATCAAATCGGAGAACatagactaaatctacaactttaggCATAGTACAATATTAATAACAGAATTTAACCAACAGGGTTTAACCGCTACCGTTAAGGTAAAGActgatatttcaaaattcaaaaagtacagaGATTAAAATTAGACAATTCAATAAGGGACTAAATTTTGACAAAActaaaatatagagactaaatcaCAACTTATACATAGGAATTAATAGCAGAATCTAACCTATACATAATGAGAAAAAGAAATCTAGCAATTTAATTACCCTCTATCAGAGTCCAAATTCAAGGTTGCAGTTCTTTCAGGCAAATATGAGGGTGCATAAACAGACAAACTCTGTAATTTCTTCTGCTGCCGCAGCGATTTGGCAATCAGTTTCTGAAATCATCACAACGATCTCAGCTCAGCCAAAAAATTTccaataatattcaaattaactATACTAAAAAGACCTTATTCCGAaccttaattttaaaagtttaagccTCTAAATGAGAGAAAGAACTGAAGATTTTAGAAGTAACGTACTTTGGCTTTTGGAATGGCCTCGGTTTCCTCGTGCAAGCGGTCCTTGATCGCCTTCACTTGAAGCTCCATGCCCTTCAATGCCGCATCAATTGCCGACAAATCCGTCACACTACTCGCCGGGTACACTGTAAACAAAGGAAGAGCATTAATCTTACAACCTCTAAAGCAAAATTTAACATGGATtccgaaaaaagaaaaaggaaggggGAAAGGGAGCTGAATTCCGAGTTAACTCACTGTTCCTTGCAATGACGAGTTCTTGTAGCTCAGCGATTCGagtgttgaatgaagatatcagaGAATCGAGTGATGAACCGGCTTGTTTAAGATCCATCTCTGTTCTCTCCTCTTTACGAAAGGGACCGTTTGGTTTCGAATAGGTAATcaattgattttagggatttgagagctTTGGCGGGAAACAGAAAGGGGATTAGAGTTTGAAATTAGAACCAGTGACGACGAAGGTGATCCGCGGAATTGAAACAACAATTATTTTCTTACAATTGGACAATTTGAAATCCGCGAGAGACCCAATAGTAACATTTGGGATATTATTAGCCCAACCCATTACTCTGGCAAATTTGTTTATATTTGGGTTAAAAGTAACATTTAGTCtttgaatttggtaattttttcgAACTTAATTCTTGGATTATTTTGCTCTACATTAATGTTTGAACTTGGtaactttttttcaattttaatccaTGTGATGACATGGCATTAATATTGCACCATGTCATcacctaaaaaattatatttttaatttaaaaattaggtgATAACATGGCACAAATCTTAGAGTGTTATATCATCACATGGACCAAAGTTTGAAAAAATTTGTCAAATTCAATGACTAAATATTGTCTTATCCCTTTATACTTTCAAGGGTTAATTTCACAAAACGTCGCAAAAATATTGTACATATGTTAAATTGATCTCCAAACTTCAAAATGTTTTATTTGAGTTTTGAAAGCATTATATTGTATCAATCAGATTCTTGAGTTAGGTTGATCTTCAATTTAGGCGTTAAATGTCGATTTGGGTTTGGCGTGCATTGTATTCAAAACACGTTTATGAATAACTTGAGTCCAACagcaaaatcaaaaaaatttagagtgagaatttgagcTATCAATTCAATAGGTACACATATtatcacaatttaatccattgTGATTTGAACTCAAATTATTCCTCGAAAAATGAATACCCAATTAATTAATATGGTACATTTGATCCACACTTTACATTGCTGGAAAAATCCGATTAATTATAACTTTTAAGacgaatttagaatttaaggcAATTACTCTTCAACATAATTTATTGTAAAGAAATACAATAAAACAAACGATTCATtcaatgtttttattatttacttgaGCTGAACCAAATAGTTTCCATATTCATTTGTGTAGAATGTTTGTATCTACTTTTCGGAGACAAGATGCCCAAGCTTCAATATTAGTCCCTTGCCCCAAGATAAAAACTCAACCCAGCCAAGTTGATGCAACTTTATTGGGATTTTAAATGCCGGAAATCTGTGGTTTAATTAGcaaaataaattaatatcatGAGGACGataattttccatgttttacagATTAGTACTTATGAAAGCCAATACATAGATAAATTTCAAAGTGAAGTGGATCGACACGTGATGAATAAATTGCAGTAATACATTCAAAATGGTAGGTGCATTTATAATGGTTTCAATCAACAACGACCAGTTTTGGGTCCACTGATATATGTAGTCAATATTTTCTACTTACATATTATCCGGTTATTTCAGTTGGTACCATGTGCAACTGTTGCAACACAAGATTTCAAACTTCAACTGTAGAAAACTGATCTATGTAATAACTGATGATGAACAGCCGCCGACCTCATTTAAAGAAGAAAACTCTCGACCACCACCATCACATAATCTTTAGACATTACATGCATCTACTATCATCATTGTCCCTACATATATATCTCTCTTTCATTTACAATCCATTCCATGCATTTAATTCATCTTTTACTATTGTTGATACAAGGAGGATCTCGTCGCGGTGAGGGTGAGCCGTAGAAAAATTAGGATGACCGGAATATGAAGGTTTTAGAGAGGATTAGAGAGAAAGCTAGAGGAGAAGATCGGTCTAGTTTTATGGTTCCAGACCagagttagaaaaaaaatttggggaGAACAAAAAAGAACAACGAATTTTTTGAagacaaaatacaattttatctttatattaaCTTGggatttcataaattttcaaggGACTACATAGTCAATTTACCAATTTTTGGGGAGCCAAAGCCACCCCCTGCATCTTGTCTTTGCCCTTGTTCCAGACACCTTGAAAAGTAACTGATCGACCTACTAATGCCTTGCCGTCATAGATATGAATTGTCATGTTTAGGAAATGAACATATGTGAATGGCGCACATCATGCTCAAGTCATGCATGTAGTCCCAATGATTCAGGCTCGTAAGATCTCAAGTTTGTAATGTTTTGATCTCGTGGGTGTCTAACGCACAAAATGATTCCCTTAATCTGACGCATTGTTCACAAGGGCACAAGAACATAAAAAGAACTCACTATAGGCATAACAACTATCAACATCTTATGCTTTTTTTTAAACATAGCAATGGCCATTGTGCTCATTTTTAAAGTACCATTGTGCTTTTCTTTTCTTATCACATAAGGAGAAAGATAATGCAAAACCAAATAACTATACCTCATTGTTATTGCATGCACATAACTAAGAACAAAAGCTAGCTTCACCAAACATTACATCTAGTGATAGTGTTTGTCATCATATAAAAAGATCAATGAAACATAAATATAtttcaacaaatatatatatatgatccttGATCAATGTACATTAAATCTTAGAAGGGAGGGAAAAAAGGGGCTTGTAAACTCATTTTTAATGGCTATATATGCAGCTATGGTGAAATGATGAACATTATTTCAACCCTAACATGATTTCGAGTCTCTATATCTTTGCATTGTTGCTTCATCGGACCAAAAAAAAGGGATCCCATTGTTTGATAATCTCAGTTGTGTGAAGGAGGATGTGTCTTTGGTGGTGAGTAATCCAGGTTAATAAAACCAGATAGTTTCTCCCCATGTTTCCTATGAGGCACCTTCCAAGACACTGAAACACCATGCTTGTTATTTGTCTGAATTGCACCT from Gossypium hirsutum isolate 1008001.06 chromosome D12, Gossypium_hirsutum_v2.1, whole genome shotgun sequence includes these protein-coding regions:
- the LOC107947476 gene encoding spindle and kinetochore-associated protein 1 homolog, encoding MDLKQAGSSLDSLISSFNTRIAELQELVIARNMYPASSVTDLSAIDAALKGMELQVKAIKDRLHEETEAIPKAKKLIAKSLRQQKKLQSLSVYAPSYLPERTATLNLDSDRGLVPEACKQQPNQSTMVEEPAAIPKEKKSRGSPPLWYITAGELDSLSSYMRGRLTLEKVNAAINDMATYAEANAQLVAAPKKKLAENQWERSLELRDIATTESIKGKHFFLETDMKGPSLKLDNTGKAILTVLRHLGRISETRMGHHRVIILLKPQ